In Zingiber officinale cultivar Zhangliang chromosome 6A, Zo_v1.1, whole genome shotgun sequence, a single genomic region encodes these proteins:
- the LOC121994401 gene encoding protein DMR6-LIKE OXYGENASE 1-like, whose amino-acid sequence MTQTAAVLLADVARRAKEVSSRYIRPPSSRPNIADVESSSAAIIPLVDLRDLSGSGRAAAVQAIGSACRGHGFFQVVNHGIPDDVITSMLRVAREFFRQPESERLKMYSDDPSRTTRLSTSFNTRTEEVASWRDFLRLHCFPLEDYVHEWPANPPAFREAVAEYAVNARRLALSLLGAISESLGLETDWLVAALGKQAQHMAVNYYPPCPEPELTYGLPGHKDPNAITLLLQDGVSGLQVLGQNGRWIAVDPVPGNLVINIGDQIQVLSNDRYKSALHRAVVNNSIERISVPTFYCPSPEAVIKPAPALVDEEHPAAYREFTYGEYYDKFWDRGIQRESCLDMFRAANL is encoded by the exons ATGACACAAACCGCTGCAGTCCTACTAGCCGACGTCGCCCGTCGCGCTAAGGAGGTGTCTTCCCGGTACATCCGTCCGCCATCTTCGCGTCCAAATATCGCTGACGTCGAATCCTCTAGCGCCGCCATCATCCCTCTGGTCGACCTGCGCGACCTCTCCGGGTCCGGCCGCGCCGCCGCGGTCCAGGCCATCGGTTCAGCTTGCCGAGGCCATGGATTCTTTCAGGTCGTCAACCACGGAATCCCCGACGACGTGATCACCTCCATGCTGCGCGTCGCCAGGGAGTTCTTCCGGCAGCCGGAATCGGAGCGGCTGAAGATGTACTCCGACGATCCATCGCGGACGACGAGGCTGTCGACGAGCTTCAACACGAGAACAGAGGAGGTCGCCAGCTGGCGCGACTTCCTCCGCCTCCACTGCTTCCCTCTCGAGGACTACGTCCACGAGTGGCCGGCCAATCCCCCTGCTTTCCGGGAGGCGGTGGCGGAGTACGCGGTGAACGCGAGGCGACTGGCTCTGAGTTTGTTGGGAGCCATCTCCGAGAGCTTGGGTCTGGAGACGGATTGGTTGGTGGCGGCGCTGGGGAAGCAGGCGCAGCACATGGCGGTGAACTACTACCCGCCGTGCCCTGAGCCGGAGCTCACCTACGGGCTGCCCGGCCACAAAGACCCCAATGCCATCACTCTACTCCTCCAGGACGGCGTCTCCGGCTTGCAAGTTCTCGGCCAGAACGGCAGATGGATCGCCGTCGATCCTGTTCCTGGCAACTTGGTCATCAACATCGGCGACCAGATTCAG GTGCTCAGTAATGACCGATACAAGAGCGCGCTCCACCGCGCGGTCGTGAATAACTCCATCGAAAGGATTTCGGTGCCGACGTTCTATTGCCCGTCCCCGGAGGCAGTGATTAAGCCGGCGCCGGCGCTGGTAGACGAGGAGCACCCGGCTGCCTACCGTGAGTTCACGTACGGAGAGTACTATGACAAGTTCTGGGATAGAGGCATACAACGAGAGAGCTGCCTCGACATGTTCAGAGCCGCCAATTTGTGA